Proteins co-encoded in one Bubalus bubalis isolate 160015118507 breed Murrah chromosome 7, NDDB_SH_1, whole genome shotgun sequence genomic window:
- the G3BP2 gene encoding ras GTPase-activating protein-binding protein 2 isoform X2 has protein sequence MVMEKPSPLLVGREFVRQYYTLLNKAPEYLHRFYGRNSSYVHGGVDASGKPQEAVYGQNDIHHKVLSLNFSECHTKIRHVDAHATLSDGVVVQVMGLLSNSGQPERKFMQTFVLAPEGSVPNKFYVHNDMFRYEDEVFGDSEPELDEESEDEVEEEQEERQPSPEPVQENANSGYYEAHPVTNGIEEPLEESSHEPEPEPESETKTEELKPPVEEKNLEELEEKSASPPPAEPVSLPQEPPKPRVEAKPEVQSQPPRVREQRPRERPGFPPRGPRPGRGDIEQNESDNRRIIRYPDSHQLFVGNLPHDIDENELKEFFMSFGNVVELRINTKGVGGKLPNFGFVVFDDSEPVQRILIAKPIMFRGEVRLNVEEKKTRAARERETRGGGDDRRDIRRSDRGPGGPRGIVGGGMMRDRDGRGPPPRGGMAQKLGSGRGAGQMEGRFTGQRR, from the exons ATGGTTATGGAGAAGCCCAGTCCGCTGCTTGTAGGGCGGGAGTTTGTGAGGCAATATTATACTTTGCTGAATAAAGCTCCAGAATATTTACACAG GTTTTATGGCAGGAATTCTTCTTATGTTCATGGTGGTGTAGATGCTAGTGGAAAGCCCCAGGAGGCTGTCTATGGCCAAAAT GATATACACCACAAAGTATTATCTCTGAACTTCAGCGAATGTCATACTAAAATTCGTCATGTGGATGCTCATGCAACCTTGAGTGATGGAGTAGTGGTCCAGGTCATGGGTTTACTGTCTAACAGTGGACAACCAGAGAGGAAGTTTATGCAAACCTTTGTTCTGGCTCCTGaa ggaTCTGTTCCAAATAAGTTTTATGTTCACAATGATATGTTTCGTTATGAAGATGAAGTATTTGGTGATTCTGAACCAGAACTTGATGAAG AATCAGAAGATGAAGTAGAGGAAGAACAAGAGGAAAGACAACCGTCTCCAGAACCTGTGCAGGAGAATGCTAACAGTGGTTACTATGAAGCTCACCCTGTGAC TAATGGCATAGAGGAGCCTTTAGAAGAATCCTCGCATGAACCTGAACCTGAGCCCGAATCTGAAACAAAGACTGAAGAGCTGAAACCGCCAGTGGAGGAGAAGAACTTGGAAGAGTTAGAGGAGAAGTCTGCTTCTCCTCCGCCTGCTGAGCCTGTTTCTCTGCCACAGGAACCACCAAAG CCGAGAGTGGAAGCTAAACCAGAAGTTCAATCTCAGCCACCTCGTGTGCGTGAACAACGACCTAGAGAACGACCTGGTTTCCCTCCTAGAGGACCAAGACCAG GCAGAGGAGATATTGAACAGAATGAATCTGACAACCGTAGAATAATTCGCTATCCAGATAGTCATCAACTCTTTGTTGGTAACTTGCCACATGATATTGATGAAAATGAACTAAAAGAGTTCTTCATGA GTTTTGGAAATGTTGTGGAACTTCGTATCAATACCAAGGGTGTTGGGGGAAAGCTTCCAAATTTTGGTTTTGTGGTTTTTGATGACTCTGAACCAGTTCAGAGAATCTTAATTGCAAAA cCAATTATGTTTCGAGGGGAAGTACGTTTAAATgtggaagagaaaaagacaagagCTGCCAGAGAGCGAGAAACTCGAGGTGGTGGTGATGATCGCCGGGATATTAGGCGCAGTGATCGAGGTCCTGGTGGTCCCCGGGGAATAGTGGGCGGTGGAATGATGCGCGACCGGGACGGAAGAGGACCCCCTCCGAGAGGTGGCATGGCACAGAAACTTGGCTCTGGGAGAGGAGCCGGGCAGATGGAAGGCCGCTTCACAGGACAGCGTCGCTGA
- the G3BP2 gene encoding ras GTPase-activating protein-binding protein 2 isoform X1, with amino-acid sequence MVMEKPSPLLVGREFVRQYYTLLNKAPEYLHRFYGRNSSYVHGGVDASGKPQEAVYGQNDIHHKVLSLNFSECHTKIRHVDAHATLSDGVVVQVMGLLSNSGQPERKFMQTFVLAPEGSVPNKFYVHNDMFRYEDEVFGDSEPELDEESEDEVEEEQEERQPSPEPVQENANSGYYEAHPVTNGIEEPLEESSHEPEPEPESETKTEELKPPVEEKNLEELEEKSASPPPAEPVSLPQEPPKAFSWASVTSKNLPPSGTVSSSGIPPHVKAPVSQPRVEAKPEVQSQPPRVREQRPRERPGFPPRGPRPGRGDIEQNESDNRRIIRYPDSHQLFVGNLPHDIDENELKEFFMSFGNVVELRINTKGVGGKLPNFGFVVFDDSEPVQRILIAKPIMFRGEVRLNVEEKKTRAARERETRGGGDDRRDIRRSDRGPGGPRGIVGGGMMRDRDGRGPPPRGGMAQKLGSGRGAGQMEGRFTGQRR; translated from the exons ATGGTTATGGAGAAGCCCAGTCCGCTGCTTGTAGGGCGGGAGTTTGTGAGGCAATATTATACTTTGCTGAATAAAGCTCCAGAATATTTACACAG GTTTTATGGCAGGAATTCTTCTTATGTTCATGGTGGTGTAGATGCTAGTGGAAAGCCCCAGGAGGCTGTCTATGGCCAAAAT GATATACACCACAAAGTATTATCTCTGAACTTCAGCGAATGTCATACTAAAATTCGTCATGTGGATGCTCATGCAACCTTGAGTGATGGAGTAGTGGTCCAGGTCATGGGTTTACTGTCTAACAGTGGACAACCAGAGAGGAAGTTTATGCAAACCTTTGTTCTGGCTCCTGaa ggaTCTGTTCCAAATAAGTTTTATGTTCACAATGATATGTTTCGTTATGAAGATGAAGTATTTGGTGATTCTGAACCAGAACTTGATGAAG AATCAGAAGATGAAGTAGAGGAAGAACAAGAGGAAAGACAACCGTCTCCAGAACCTGTGCAGGAGAATGCTAACAGTGGTTACTATGAAGCTCACCCTGTGAC TAATGGCATAGAGGAGCCTTTAGAAGAATCCTCGCATGAACCTGAACCTGAGCCCGAATCTGAAACAAAGACTGAAGAGCTGAAACCGCCAGTGGAGGAGAAGAACTTGGAAGAGTTAGAGGAGAAGTCTGCTTCTCCTCCGCCTGCTGAGCCTGTTTCTCTGCCACAGGAACCACCAAAG GCTTTCTCCTGGGCTTCAGTGACCAGTAAAAACCTGCCTCCTAGTGGCACTGTTTCTTCCTCTGGAATTCCACCCCATGTTAAAGCACCAGTCTCACAG CCGAGAGTGGAAGCTAAACCAGAAGTTCAATCTCAGCCACCTCGTGTGCGTGAACAACGACCTAGAGAACGACCTGGTTTCCCTCCTAGAGGACCAAGACCAG GCAGAGGAGATATTGAACAGAATGAATCTGACAACCGTAGAATAATTCGCTATCCAGATAGTCATCAACTCTTTGTTGGTAACTTGCCACATGATATTGATGAAAATGAACTAAAAGAGTTCTTCATGA GTTTTGGAAATGTTGTGGAACTTCGTATCAATACCAAGGGTGTTGGGGGAAAGCTTCCAAATTTTGGTTTTGTGGTTTTTGATGACTCTGAACCAGTTCAGAGAATCTTAATTGCAAAA cCAATTATGTTTCGAGGGGAAGTACGTTTAAATgtggaagagaaaaagacaagagCTGCCAGAGAGCGAGAAACTCGAGGTGGTGGTGATGATCGCCGGGATATTAGGCGCAGTGATCGAGGTCCTGGTGGTCCCCGGGGAATAGTGGGCGGTGGAATGATGCGCGACCGGGACGGAAGAGGACCCCCTCCGAGAGGTGGCATGGCACAGAAACTTGGCTCTGGGAGAGGAGCCGGGCAGATGGAAGGCCGCTTCACAGGACAGCGTCGCTGA